From Cyanobacteria bacterium QS_8_64_29:
AGCCAGGTCACCATCGTGGCGATCACCGACGGTCGGGGCAATATCTCGCTCGCCCGCTCCATGAGCGAGTCGCCATCGGAAGGCGAAGGGCCGGATATTAAGACCGAGCTGCTCGATATCGCCGGCCGCATCCGCCACTACGGCATGCATTTGTTGGCCATCGATACCGAAAACAAATTCGTCTCGACCGGCTTTGCCCAGTCGTTGGCCGAGCGCGCCGGCGGTACTTACTATCACCTTCCCAAAGCCAGCGATCGCGCGATCGCCGGCATGACGCAGCAGGCCTTGGCACGCTAGCCGCATGTTCGCCCAGCCCGAGTTTCTAGCTTTCTCCAGCCACGGCCACCTGTACCTCAAGCCCATCGGCCACTACCGCTTTGCTGCCGATCTGGCCGCTGCCCCGCTGAGCGGCTCGGAAGTGCCCGAAGCGGCCAAGCACTTTCCGGTGGTCTTTGCGCGCGAAGGCGAGTCGCTGCTGCCGCGCGCCATTTTCTCGGTGCGCGCTGGGGAAAATGCCTTTGTCGCAGCGGATGGCACCTGGCAAGCGCCCTACGTGCCGACCTACGTTCGCTGCTATCCGTTCGTTTTGAGCCCCACCCGATCGGGCGACCGCTTTGCCATTGCCATCGACCGGACCGCTCCGCAGCTCCAAGCAGCCGATCGAGCCCATCCCGACAGCGACCCCCTGTTCGATGCCAGCGGCAACCCGGCCCCAGCACTGGAGCGCGTCAAAGCGCTTTTGATCCAGTTCCAGCGGGATTGCCACCAAACCGAGCGCCTCCTGAGCCCGCTAGCCCAGCGGCAAGTGTTGGTTGCCCGCCAGTTTCAGCTCAAACTGGGCGAGGAAACGGCCAGCACGCTAGGCGGATTTCGCACCCTCGATCCGCAGCAGCTGGGCGCCGTTGACGATGCCACCCTAGCCGAGTGGGTCCGCAACGGGACCACCGGGATTGCGTTCGCCCACCTGCACTCGCTCAGCAACATGCGGGGACTGGCCGAGCGCCAAAAGGCGCAGCTGGCAGCCGAAGCCCGCTAGCCGGGCGCTGCTGCGCTTGCCAGGCGGCACGCATGCGCGTTAGGAAGGGGCGAGCGATAAACGCTTGCAGGAGGCATTCCTATGGCACTCTCACCCGGGACTCAGGCGCCTGATTTTAGCGCGCAAGACAGCGAAGGCAACACGGTATCGCTATCGGACTTTGCCGGCAAGACCGTCGTTTTGTACTTCTACCCCAAAGACGACACCCCGGGCTGCACCAAAGAAGCGCAGAGCTTTCGCGATCGCTACCCGCAGTACCAACAGCGGGATATGGCCGTGCTGGGGGTCAGCCAGGACGATGCCGCCTCGCACCAAAAATTCAAGGAGAAGTACGGCCTCCCGTTCACGCTCATTGCTGACCCGGATGGCGCCATCAGCCGGGCTTACGACGTCGATCGCGGCGGTAGCGCCCAGCGGGTAACTTACCTCATCAACGCCAACGGCACCATCGACAGCGTCGACACCAACGTCAAAACCGAGACGCACGCCGACGATCTGCTCTCGCGCGTCAGCTAGCGCGCGCCGTCCCCCAGGGCTACTGGCTGGCCTCAGCCTGTCCGCTGGGGGACTCTTGGGCCGATTGCTGCTGTAGCGCTCGCTGCTGCTGCTGCTTGAAGCGCTCGCTGGCGGTTTCCAGGTTGCTGCGGTTCTGCTGCTGGAACCGACCCATGCTGGGCCGCTTGCCCCGCTGCGCCTGGTGGATCAAATCCATGGCCGATAGGCCGCTGCTCCCCAGGCCGGGTTGCGTGGCGCTTCGTTCGTTGTCCGGAAACGGACTGCTCTCAGCGGAGGCCGATTGGGCGCAACTTGCGGC
This genomic window contains:
- a CDS encoding peroxiredoxin, which codes for MALSPGTQAPDFSAQDSEGNTVSLSDFAGKTVVLYFYPKDDTPGCTKEAQSFRDRYPQYQQRDMAVLGVSQDDAASHQKFKEKYGLPFTLIADPDGAISRAYDVDRGGSAQRVTYLINANGTIDSVDTNVKTETHADDLLSRVS